In a genomic window of Bacteroidales bacterium:
- a CDS encoding lipoprotein signal peptidase, protein MKKSLLIVFMILLVDQIVKIWIKTHMMLGEEIRMAGNWAIIHFTENNGMAFGMQFAGDYGKLFLSLFRIIAVFFLIGYIYHLTKKKEKFGLIACFSLILAGAIGNILDSAFYGVIFSESSYFNVARLFPAEGGYSTFLHGKVVDMFYFPILEGTYPSWVPFWGGQPFLFFRPVFNVADSAITTGVLSLIVFQRSFFQVHKVDETPGETEQGNVSETAEDNQEPTLPEK, encoded by the coding sequence TTGAAGAAATCATTGCTTATCGTCTTTATGATCCTTTTAGTTGATCAGATTGTTAAAATCTGGATCAAGACTCATATGATGTTGGGTGAAGAGATCAGAATGGCCGGAAACTGGGCTATCATCCATTTCACTGAAAATAATGGGATGGCATTTGGTATGCAGTTTGCCGGCGACTATGGAAAGCTGTTTTTAAGTTTATTCAGAATAATTGCAGTTTTTTTTCTCATAGGATATATTTACCATCTCACTAAGAAAAAGGAGAAATTTGGCCTGATTGCCTGTTTCTCCCTGATCCTTGCCGGAGCTATTGGTAATATCCTTGATAGTGCTTTTTATGGAGTGATTTTCAGCGAAAGCAGCTATTTTAATGTAGCCCGTTTATTCCCTGCCGAAGGAGGCTATAGCACTTTCCTGCATGGAAAGGTAGTAGACATGTTTTACTTTCCAATTCTTGAAGGTACATACCCTTCCTGGGTTCCTTTTTGGGGAGGACAGCCTTTTCTTTTCTTCAGACCTGTTTTCAATGTTGCTGATTCAGCCATCACAACAGGTGTGCTTAGCCTGATCGTTTTCCAAAGGAGTTTCTTCCAGGTGCATAAAGTGGATGAGACTCCAGGCGAAACAGAACAAGGCAATGTGTCCGAAACAGCTGAGGACAACCAGGAACCCACCCTTCCGGAAAAATAA
- a CDS encoding SPOR domain-containing protein, translating into MKYLFLSVILLLSATLSAQNEEDYDEITVYLAVQKVGTIEISAVIMNEQAYLPVTELFDFLKIKNQISSNLDSITGFFISPKAQFLIDYNANMITLQDVTTNLPAGAFVRTETNLYLHTRYFGQVFGLNCFFNFRSLGVILDTKLELPIIREMHQEEMRKNINKLKGEVNADTVLPRSYPWFHFGNADWSIITSQLINGRNDTRLNLGLGGVIAGGEANVSLLYNNHQPFKEKQQQYLWRYANNDHRMVRQVLAGKIPSQATSSIYAPVVGVQITNTPTTFRRSFGTYSLSDKTEPGWTVELYVNNVLVDYTKADASGFFTFEVPLVYGNSAVLLKFFGPWGEERIKEQNISIPFSFLPPGEFQYTAGAGIVEDSLSSRYSKVSMNYGLTRRMTIGAGTEYLSSVKSGTVMPYLNTSLRLASSLLLNGEYIYGVRTKGLLTYRLPSNLQFELYLAKYDRNQKAINYNYLQERKAIVSIPFRARSISAFTRLTLSQIILPESDYTTAEFMLSGAIMGVSTNITTYAMFIDPAHPYAYSNLSLSFRLPASFVLIPQVQYEYNNNKLISLKFGLEKHVFRHGFVNVSYEKNYRSKLQNLEFGFKYDLAFAQTAFTARRVNSNVMLTQSARGTIMMDRKTDYLHAGNRSSMGKGAITIIPFLDLNCNEKQDTGEPRVIGLNLHTNGGRMEFNKKDSTIIIFDLEPYSSQIIEFDKNSFDNIAWQLRKPIVKVSVDPNQFRRLEVPISVYGEASGMIYLNGPRSQKGQSRIIINFLNENGNIIGRTLSESDGYFSFLGLPPGKYIAKVDSVQMSKVKMNSSPGMIPFEIMSDQDGDIVDDLEFILESTAQETKVVINSVKEEDPKPLQADTENTTRPAQKSEPAANTKTEKGVSETSLKVEEKKFSDTNNFTLKTGDIVIQMGAFKSSESAEKMKGRLVEALNKEVVIRNEAGFYRVYVVGFSSRQEANNFLPVVKNRGFKDFYIIKIK; encoded by the coding sequence ATGAAATACCTGTTCCTTTCTGTAATCTTACTACTTTCTGCTACTTTATCAGCCCAGAATGAAGAAGATTATGATGAAATCACTGTTTACCTGGCTGTTCAAAAAGTAGGGACCATTGAAATATCTGCAGTGATCATGAATGAACAGGCATACCTTCCTGTTACTGAATTATTTGATTTCCTTAAGATTAAAAACCAAATTTCGTCAAATCTGGATTCTATTACCGGGTTCTTCATTAGTCCCAAAGCCCAATTTCTGATTGACTATAATGCGAACATGATTACCCTTCAGGATGTAACCACCAATTTACCAGCCGGTGCTTTTGTCAGGACAGAGACGAATTTATATCTTCATACCAGGTACTTTGGACAGGTTTTCGGATTGAATTGTTTTTTCAATTTCAGGAGCCTGGGAGTTATATTGGACACAAAACTTGAACTCCCGATTATCAGGGAGATGCACCAGGAAGAGATGCGCAAGAACATCAATAAATTAAAGGGAGAAGTTAACGCAGATACTGTTTTGCCCCGGTCATATCCGTGGTTTCACTTTGGGAATGCCGATTGGTCAATTATTACCAGTCAACTGATTAATGGCAGAAATGATACCCGTTTGAACCTCGGTTTGGGTGGTGTAATCGCAGGAGGAGAGGCAAATGTCTCCTTACTTTATAATAATCATCAGCCTTTTAAAGAAAAACAGCAGCAGTATCTTTGGAGATATGCCAATAATGATCATCGCATGGTCAGACAGGTATTGGCTGGGAAAATTCCATCACAGGCTACATCATCGATTTATGCCCCTGTGGTAGGAGTGCAAATCACCAATACACCAACAACATTCCGTCGTTCCTTCGGGACTTATTCCCTGAGCGATAAAACTGAACCCGGCTGGACTGTAGAGCTTTATGTGAATAATGTACTGGTGGATTATACCAAAGCTGATGCATCCGGTTTTTTTACTTTTGAAGTTCCGCTTGTATATGGTAATTCTGCGGTTTTGCTTAAGTTTTTTGGTCCATGGGGTGAAGAACGCATCAAGGAACAAAACATCAGCATCCCCTTTAGTTTCCTTCCTCCCGGTGAATTTCAATATACTGCCGGTGCTGGAATTGTGGAGGATAGTCTAAGCAGCCGCTATTCCAAGGTAAGTATGAATTATGGACTTACCAGGAGAATGACTATTGGCGCCGGAACTGAATATTTATCTTCGGTAAAATCAGGAACTGTAATGCCTTACCTGAATACTTCGCTCCGGCTTGCTTCAAGTTTGCTGCTAAATGGTGAGTATATCTATGGTGTTCGAACCAAGGGGCTTCTAACCTACCGACTTCCTTCGAATCTTCAATTTGAATTGTATTTAGCCAAGTATGACAGAAATCAGAAGGCAATCAATTATAATTATCTGCAAGAACGTAAAGCTATTGTTTCTATCCCATTCAGGGCCAGGAGTATTTCTGCTTTTACACGATTAACACTGAGCCAGATTATACTGCCGGAATCTGATTATACTACTGCAGAATTCATGTTGTCGGGGGCAATTATGGGTGTGAGTACAAACATTACCACCTATGCAATGTTTATCGACCCAGCCCATCCCTATGCCTATAGTAATCTTTCCTTATCCTTCAGGTTGCCGGCTTCCTTTGTTTTGATTCCCCAGGTGCAATATGAGTATAATAACAATAAGCTGATATCTCTGAAATTCGGACTTGAAAAACATGTGTTCAGGCATGGATTCGTGAATGTTTCTTATGAGAAGAATTACCGGAGTAAACTACAGAACCTGGAATTTGGGTTCAAGTATGACCTTGCTTTTGCCCAAACAGCATTTACAGCCAGAAGGGTTAATTCCAATGTGATGTTGACACAGTCGGCCCGTGGTACCATCATGATGGATCGTAAAACGGATTATCTGCATGCCGGAAACAGGTCAAGCATGGGCAAAGGTGCCATTACGATCATTCCTTTCCTTGATTTGAACTGCAATGAAAAGCAGGATACAGGCGAACCCCGGGTGATTGGGTTAAACCTGCATACCAATGGGGGTAGAATGGAATTTAATAAAAAAGACTCAACCATTATAATATTTGACCTGGAGCCCTATTCTTCACAGATTATTGAATTTGACAAAAACAGTTTTGATAATATTGCCTGGCAGCTGAGAAAGCCAATAGTTAAAGTAAGCGTGGATCCCAACCAGTTCAGGAGGCTGGAAGTCCCGATTTCAGTCTATGGAGAAGCTTCCGGAATGATATATTTGAATGGTCCGAGATCACAAAAAGGCCAAAGCAGGATTATCATCAATTTCCTGAATGAAAATGGGAATATTATTGGAAGGACACTTTCTGAATCAGATGGTTATTTCAGTTTCCTTGGGCTTCCTCCCGGTAAATACATTGCTAAGGTCGATTCAGTTCAGATGAGTAAAGTAAAAATGAATTCTTCGCCTGGAATGATTCCTTTTGAAATTATGAGTGACCAGGATGGAGATATTGTAGATGACCTGGAATTTATCCTGGAATCGACGGCTCAGGAAACTAAAGTTGTTATAAATTCTGTAAAGGAAGAAGATCCGAAACCGTTACAGGCTGATACTGAGAATACAACCAGGCCAGCTCAAAAGTCTGAACCTGCTGCAAATACGAAAACAGAAAAAGGGGTAAGCGAAACCTCATTAAAAGTTGAAGAGAAAAAGTTTTCAGATACTAATAATTTTACACTGAAAACCGGAGATATCGTCATTCAGATGGGCGCTTTTAAATCCTCAGAAAGTGCAGAAAAAATGAAAGGACGTTTAGTGGAAGCCCTTAATAAAGAAGTGGTTATACGAAATGAAGCAGGTTTCTACAGGGTCTATGTAGTAGGATTTTCATCCCGACAGGAAGCAAATAACTTTTTACCGGTTGTAAAGAACCGGGGATTCAAAGATTTCTATATCATTAAGATAAAATAG
- a CDS encoding TraR/DksA family transcriptional regulator, whose amino-acid sequence MKEDEVKEERVYNRYADEELEEFRLIILDKLDKARRDLQLLTEAYTNSNDHDIMDTSPTFKVLEEGYQVMSKEENARLASRQEKFIQNLENALVRIENKTYGICRATGKLISKERLRSVPHATLSIEAKLNQK is encoded by the coding sequence ATGAAAGAGGATGAAGTAAAAGAGGAAAGAGTATATAACAGGTACGCAGATGAAGAACTGGAAGAGTTTCGGCTAATCATTCTCGATAAACTTGATAAGGCTCGTCGTGATCTTCAACTCCTGACTGAAGCCTATACCAATAGTAATGACCATGATATCATGGACACTTCACCTACTTTTAAAGTGCTTGAAGAAGGTTACCAGGTAATGTCAAAAGAAGAAAATGCCAGATTAGCATCCCGCCAGGAAAAGTTTATCCAAAATCTGGAGAATGCCCTTGTCAGGATTGAGAATAAAACATATGGTATCTGTCGTGCAACCGGCAAATTAATTTCCAAGGAACGCTTACGTTCGGTGCCACATGCAACTCTGAGTATTGAAGCCAAGCTTAACCAGAAATAA
- a CDS encoding sigma-54-dependent Fis family transcriptional regulator, translating into MDKILIIDDDEWNRQIMRETLKKEGYILFEAVDGESGVATVRRESPDVVITDYLMPGINGLEVMLEVRKIKSNLPVILLTGFGDVGLTIKSIQMGAFDYLEKPVKSSHLKTVVRDALNSVKVSSSLNEVIPDDISTVLVDNLLVGKTPQMKEIFKNIGRISMNKVNVMIQGETGTGKELIARLIHFSGITREKPLVIVNCSALTESLLESELFGHVKGSFTGSIRDKSGKFELAGEGTIFLDEISEISLNTQVKLLRVIQELEFEKVGGEATVPMKARIIAATNKDLEELIKQGKFREDLYYRLKVFTINLPPLRERKDDIRDLVIHFLHKLNKRFNKSVVKIGDGVIELLQEHEWQGNVRELENTILQAIVMSKTDVLEKENITLISRSQSVVDHSSIDSHYKTLADLEKFHIKRVLDELKWNKVEAARYLDITRPTLNAKIERYNLIQE; encoded by the coding sequence ATGGACAAAATACTGATTATTGATGATGATGAGTGGAACCGCCAGATAATGCGGGAAACACTAAAGAAAGAAGGCTATATCTTATTCGAAGCTGTGGATGGTGAAAGCGGAGTGGCTACCGTTAGGAGGGAGAGTCCGGACGTGGTAATCACTGATTACCTGATGCCGGGGATCAATGGCCTGGAAGTGATGCTTGAAGTCCGAAAAATCAAAAGTAATCTGCCGGTTATTCTGTTAACAGGTTTTGGAGATGTTGGGCTGACCATCAAATCCATTCAGATGGGAGCCTTCGATTACCTGGAAAAACCGGTTAAATCTTCCCATCTTAAAACAGTTGTCAGAGATGCCCTTAATTCAGTTAAGGTGAGCAGTAGCCTGAATGAGGTGATCCCGGATGACATTTCTACCGTATTAGTTGATAACCTGCTTGTTGGCAAAACACCCCAGATGAAGGAAATCTTCAAGAATATCGGGCGTATTTCCATGAATAAGGTGAATGTAATGATCCAGGGGGAAACAGGGACAGGGAAAGAATTGATAGCCCGCCTGATCCATTTTAGTGGCATCACCCGTGAAAAACCACTGGTCATTGTAAACTGCAGTGCTCTTACTGAATCATTACTGGAAAGTGAATTATTCGGCCACGTTAAAGGTTCATTTACCGGTTCTATACGTGATAAAAGCGGGAAATTTGAACTGGCAGGTGAAGGAACTATTTTCCTCGACGAAATCAGTGAAATTTCACTGAATACCCAGGTTAAATTATTACGTGTTATCCAGGAACTGGAATTTGAAAAAGTAGGTGGTGAAGCAACAGTTCCAATGAAAGCCCGGATTATAGCAGCTACCAACAAGGACCTGGAAGAGCTGATTAAACAAGGGAAATTCCGCGAAGACCTCTATTACCGTTTAAAAGTATTCACCATCAACCTTCCTCCTCTCAGGGAGAGAAAAGATGATATCAGGGATCTGGTTATCCATTTCCTCCACAAACTCAATAAGCGATTTAACAAGAGTGTAGTAAAGATTGGTGATGGAGTTATTGAACTGCTGCAGGAACATGAATGGCAAGGAAATGTTAGGGAACTCGAAAATACGATCCTTCAAGCCATTGTAATGTCGAAAACAGATGTGCTTGAGAAAGAGAACATTACCTTAATTTCAAGAAGTCAGTCTGTAGTAGACCATAGTAGCATTGATTCTCATTACAAAACACTTGCGGACCTTGAGAAATTCCATATCAAAAGGGTTCTGGATGAACTGAAGTGGAATAAAGTAGAAGCAGCCAGGTATCTCGATATTACCAGGCCTACTTTAAACGCTAAGATTGAAAGGTATAATCTTATACAGGAATAA
- a CDS encoding DUF4402 domain-containing protein, translating to MRTILRFSGIACSKWVFFFFTLSLLFQTSLLSAQEDPPKPMSVTTFQNLSFGAIIQGYNGGSVIIYPSGSRSVTGDILQANLGYAYYPAIFEVGANLGTLVTVLNGPDIVLTGSNGGSMILHLGETDPPSPFINTLTPPGLTQVRVGGTLYVGNALANPAGSYSGTFFITFIQE from the coding sequence ATGAGAACAATACTAAGATTCAGCGGAATTGCATGTTCAAAATGGGTATTCTTTTTCTTTACCCTAAGCTTGCTGTTTCAAACCAGCTTATTAAGCGCCCAGGAAGATCCCCCCAAACCGATGTCGGTCACAACTTTTCAGAATCTGAGCTTTGGTGCGATTATCCAGGGATACAATGGTGGAAGCGTTATCATATATCCCAGTGGTTCCAGGTCGGTAACAGGAGATATTCTCCAGGCAAACCTTGGATATGCTTACTACCCGGCAATATTTGAGGTAGGGGCAAACCTGGGAACCCTTGTAACTGTATTAAATGGCCCTGATATCGTTCTTACAGGCAGTAACGGAGGAAGCATGATCTTACATTTAGGCGAAACCGACCCTCCATCACCTTTTATTAATACTCTAACTCCACCAGGCTTAACACAGGTAAGAGTTGGAGGAACCCTTTATGTTGGAAATGCACTGGCCAACCCGGCAGGCTCCTACAGCGGTACATTCTTCATCACATTTATCCAGGAGTAA
- a CDS encoding F0F1 ATP synthase subunit beta, producing the protein MSEKIVGKISQIIGPVVDVTFDENVPLPNIYDALTVTGTTGNIIVLECQQDTGENTIRTIAMDSTDGLSRGMEVVATGKTISMPVGDYVKGRLFNVIGDAIDGLQPVSREKEYSIHRDPPKFENLTTTKEVLYTGIKVIDLIEPYAKGGKIGLFGGAGVGKTVIIMELINNIAKSYSGLSVFAGVGERTREGNDLLREMIESGVIKYGHEFLEDMEKGGWDLSKVDPKELVESQATLVFGQMNEPPGARARVALSGLTMAEYFRDGDEKSGGRDILFFVDNIFRFTQAGSEVSALLGRMPSAVGYQPTLATEMGLMQERITSTKRGSITSVQAIYVPADDLTDPAPATTFAHLDATTVLSRKISELGIYPAVDPLDSTSRILSPEVVGEEHYNTAQRVKAILQRYKELQDIIAILGMDELSDEDKLVVSRARRVQRFLSQPFFVATQFTGIPGTFVSIEDTIKGFKMILDGEVDEYPESAFNLVGTIEEAIEKGKKMLAGQ; encoded by the coding sequence ATGTCAGAAAAGATTGTCGGCAAAATCTCTCAGATTATCGGCCCCGTTGTGGATGTAACTTTTGATGAAAATGTTCCCCTTCCCAACATTTATGATGCACTTACTGTTACAGGTACCACTGGTAATATTATTGTTCTGGAATGCCAGCAGGATACCGGTGAAAATACCATTCGTACCATCGCGATGGATTCAACTGATGGATTGAGTCGTGGTATGGAAGTAGTTGCTACAGGAAAAACTATTTCAATGCCTGTGGGAGATTATGTGAAAGGCCGATTATTTAATGTGATTGGTGATGCCATTGATGGTCTTCAACCTGTGTCACGTGAAAAGGAATACAGTATCCACAGGGATCCGCCAAAATTTGAGAACCTCACTACAACCAAAGAAGTCCTTTATACCGGAATCAAGGTTATTGACCTTATTGAGCCTTATGCTAAAGGGGGTAAGATTGGATTATTCGGTGGTGCCGGTGTTGGAAAGACCGTTATTATCATGGAACTCATCAATAATATTGCAAAAAGTTATTCCGGGCTTTCCGTTTTTGCAGGTGTTGGTGAACGAACCCGTGAGGGAAATGACTTATTAAGGGAAATGATCGAATCAGGAGTTATTAAATATGGTCATGAATTCCTCGAAGATATGGAAAAAGGTGGATGGGACCTTTCGAAGGTTGATCCTAAGGAACTTGTTGAATCACAGGCTACTCTTGTGTTCGGACAGATGAATGAGCCCCCCGGAGCACGTGCACGTGTTGCTCTCTCAGGCTTAACGATGGCAGAGTATTTCCGTGACGGAGATGAAAAAAGTGGTGGCCGTGATATTCTTTTCTTTGTAGATAATATTTTCCGCTTTACCCAGGCCGGATCTGAAGTATCAGCTTTACTTGGCCGTATGCCTTCTGCAGTAGGTTACCAACCTACACTGGCTACTGAAATGGGTTTGATGCAGGAACGTATCACCTCAACCAAAAGAGGTTCCATTACTTCAGTTCAGGCTATCTATGTACCTGCTGATGACCTTACTGACCCCGCTCCTGCTACAACCTTTGCGCATCTTGATGCTACTACCGTATTAAGCCGTAAGATCTCCGAATTAGGTATTTATCCTGCAGTTGACCCGCTTGATTCTACTTCACGTATCCTTTCCCCGGAAGTTGTAGGAGAAGAACATTATAATACAGCACAGCGTGTAAAAGCCATCCTTCAGCGCTATAAAGAACTCCAGGATATTATTGCCATTCTTGGTATGGATGAGTTATCCGACGAAGATAAACTCGTTGTATCAAGGGCTCGTCGCGTTCAACGTTTCCTTTCACAGCCTTTCTTTGTTGCCACCCAGTTTACCGGTATCCCCGGGACTTTCGTTTCCATCGAAGATACCATCAAAGGATTTAAAATGATCCTTGATGGAGAAGTTGATGAGTATCCGGAATCAGCTTTTAACCTGGTTGGTACAATTGAAGAAGCTATTGAAAAAGGCAAAAAGATGCTGGCAGGACAATAA
- the atpC gene encoding ATP synthase F1 subunit epsilon has product MTIEIVTPDTTIFTGEISLAQLPGLDGSFEIMNNHAPLISVLKKGKIKLIDLQNQVQFFEVNGGVVEVLKNKILILAE; this is encoded by the coding sequence ATGACAATAGAAATTGTTACCCCTGATACCACCATTTTCACCGGTGAGATTAGCCTGGCCCAACTTCCGGGACTCGATGGTTCATTTGAAATAATGAATAATCATGCCCCACTCATCTCCGTTCTTAAAAAAGGTAAAATCAAACTCATTGATTTGCAAAATCAGGTACAATTCTTTGAAGTGAACGGGGGTGTTGTTGAAGTACTAAAAAACAAGATTCTTATTCTTGCAGAATAG